CTGTCCCCTGGCTTTTTATTGGCAGAACCGATGCCGAAACTTCCGTGGTTTGTCTGTCTGCACATGCCCCGGTGCACTGTCTTGCGCGAGAAGACGGCTGGCGCGCTTTTCGGGTGGCGGGACAGATGGACTTCGGCCTGACGGGCGTGCTGGCGGCTTTGGCCACGGTGCTGGCTCAGGCCTCCGTCAGCATCTTCGCGCTTTCCACGTTTGATACAGATTATATCCTGGTCAAAAAGGAAAATCTGTCCAAAGCCCTTGAGGCCCTTGCATTGGCCGGGCACGAGGTGGACTGGTTGGGCTGACTGTGGGGGCTTGGCCGCCCTGTTGATCCGCGCCGCAATGCCCAGTAACAGGGTGTCGTATGTTTTGGGAATGTGTATCCTCGAAGCTGATTTGTAGTAATAAAGAAGGGCACTGCCGCGCAAGCAGTGCCCTTCGTGCGTTTGATATTTTTCGATCTGATTGCCTTTGAAATGTTCCGCATTTTACTTTGTCATTCTGCAGACACTTGCGATGTTCAGCAGATTTCACGCCACGTTGCGGTTCGCCGTACTCTTGCGCAGCGTTATTTGGCGTCGATTTTTCCAGCGCGGGCGGCGTTCAGCACTGCCATGAGCGCCACGCCCACGTCAGCGAATACAGCCTCCCACAGGCCCGAAAGTCCAAGGATGCCAAGCCCCATGAAGACGCTTTTGATGCCAAGAGCCATGGCTATATTTTGCCACACAATGGTTCTGGTGCGGCGGGCAATGCGGAGCAGTTCCGGCAGTCTGGCGGGATTGTCGTCCAAAATGACAACATCGGCGGTTTCTATGGCGGCTTCAGCGCCCAGGCCGCCCATGGCCACGCCTACGCCAGCTGTGGCCAGCACCGGCGCATCGTTGATGCCGTCTCCCACAAAGAGCGTGTTCTTGACGGGCCCAATGGCCTCAAGCGCGCCTGCCTTGTCTTCTGGCAGGAGATCGGCCTTGAGGATGTCCAGCTTCAGGCGTTCAGCCACAGGGAGGGCCTGTTCGGCGCGGTCTCCTGTCAGCATGGCTATGGTGCCCACGCCCATACGGCGGAGTCCTTCAATGGCTTCCGGCGATTGCGGCTTGAGCCGGTCCGCAACCACAAGGGCTCCAAGCAGGCGGCCATTGCTGGCAACCTGAACAACGCTGCCGGGTATGGCTACTGGTTGCGGCACTATGCCATAGGTCTCCATAAGCGCAGCATTGCCCGCGAGCAGGGTGGCATCGGCTGTGTGCACTTCAACGCCTTTGCCAGGAATTTCCTGCATGCCGTTTATGGCCGCGTCGTCAGTGATAATCTTGGCCTCAAGCGCGGCCCGCATCACAGAGCGCGCTATAGGGTGGTTGGAGCGGCTTTCAGCCAAGGCGGCCATTGTGAGCAGTTCATCTGGCTCCACACCCGGAGCGGGCAATACCGCATTGACCTCAAAAACGCCTTCGGTAAGGGTTCCTGTTTTGTCCAGTGCGGCCACGCGAATATCGCGCAGGCTGTCCAGGACTGCCCCGCCCTTGATAAGGATGCCCCTGCGCGAGGCCGCGCCTATGCCCCCAAAGTAGCCGAGGGGGATGGAAATGAGCAGGGCGCATGGGCAGGAAATTACCAGAAGAACCAATGCCCGGTACAACCATTCAGAAAAGGCGCCAAAGCCCAGAATTGGGGGAACTACGGCGACCAGCAGGGCGAGTCCCGTGACGGCAGGAGTGTACCAGCGTGCCACACGGGTGATGAAGCGCTCTGTGGGGGCTTTGCGGGCCACGGCGTTTTCCACCATTTCCAGAATGCGCGCAATGGATGATTCGGCAAAGGCGGCTGTGACCTCTATCCGCAATGAACCGTTCAGATTGATGGTTCCTGCATGCACGCGGCCGCCAGGCAAAAGCCTCAAGGGAACCGACTCGCCCGTGAGAGGGGAGGTGTCAACCTGTGAATCGCCTTCGAGCACTGTACCGTCCAGAGGAATTTTTTCACCGGGCCGCACAAGAATGTGGCTGCCAGGGCCCAGGTCTTCGGGCTTGACGTCACGAGTGCTGCCATCATCAAGAATTTGGTGTGCAATGCTCGGGCGCGCAGCCAGAAGCGCCTTGACGGAGCGGCGGGAATGGCCGGCAGCCCGTTCCTGAACAAATTCTCCGATGCGGTAAAACAGCATGACTCCCACGGCCTCGGGCAACTCGCCCAAAGCAATGGCTGCGATGGTCGCACCTCCCATTAAGGTAAATTCATTAAAGAAGTCCTTATTGAGGATGCTTTTCAAACCCAGGCGGAGAACATCATAGCCACAAAGGATGTAGGGCAGAGCATAAAATATGGCTATGACCAGCCAACTGGGGACATGCTGGGCCATACGGGTATCAGCGAGCATGCCAATGGCGAAAAGCACGGCAGAAACGCCCATGAGCAAAAGTTCGCGTTTGTCGTCGCCCGATCCGTGATCTGGGGCATGGCTGTGGC
This DNA window, taken from Desulfovibrio sp. 86, encodes the following:
- a CDS encoding ACT domain-containing protein, with translation MRLEVVEGEFSVSKVSGMHEVNLAVPWLFIGRTDAETSVVCLSAHAPVHCLAREDGWRAFRVAGQMDFGLTGVLAALATVLAQASVSIFALSTFDTDYILVKKENLSKALEALALAGHEVDWLG
- a CDS encoding heavy metal translocating P-type ATPase, translated to MSNCSTDNNKHERCAQGCGCAPAGGLTPLHAHNQTCACSESTPATEAPADGDESGCGCSSCGCHSHAPDHGSGDDKRELLLMGVSAVLFAIGMLADTRMAQHVPSWLVIAIFYALPYILCGYDVLRLGLKSILNKDFFNEFTLMGGATIAAIALGELPEAVGVMLFYRIGEFVQERAAGHSRRSVKALLAARPSIAHQILDDGSTRDVKPEDLGPGSHILVRPGEKIPLDGTVLEGDSQVDTSPLTGESVPLRLLPGGRVHAGTINLNGSLRIEVTAAFAESSIARILEMVENAVARKAPTERFITRVARWYTPAVTGLALLVAVVPPILGFGAFSEWLYRALVLLVISCPCALLISIPLGYFGGIGAASRRGILIKGGAVLDSLRDIRVAALDKTGTLTEGVFEVNAVLPAPGVEPDELLTMAALAESRSNHPIARSVMRAALEAKIITDDAAINGMQEIPGKGVEVHTADATLLAGNAALMETYGIVPQPVAIPGSVVQVASNGRLLGALVVADRLKPQSPEAIEGLRRMGVGTIAMLTGDRAEQALPVAERLKLDILKADLLPEDKAGALEAIGPVKNTLFVGDGINDAPVLATAGVGVAMGGLGAEAAIETADVVILDDNPARLPELLRIARRTRTIVWQNIAMALGIKSVFMGLGILGLSGLWEAVFADVGVALMAVLNAARAGKIDAK